The following DNA comes from Peribacillus sp. FSL E2-0218.
CGCCATCGCGGCTTCCCTATGCGCAGGCAACGATATAGATGACACCATTAAATCGATCGAGGAGATAAAAGGAGTGGCAGGCCGTTTTGAACTCGTTACGGTGAATCAAGCCTTTCCAGTCATCGTTGACTATGCCCACACTCCGGACAGCTTGGAGAATGTCCTCAAGACCGTTGCTGAGTTCGCTGAAAAGAAAATTTTTGTGATCGTCGGCTGCGGCGGGGACCGAGACAAGACAAAGCGCCCGATCATGGCAGAGATTGCCTGCAACTTGGCGACAGATCCCATTTTCACCTCCGATAATCCACGCAGTGAGGATGCGGCCCAGATTTTGCGGGATATGGAAGCTGGAGTGGCAGGTAAAGAATATTTGGTAATCGAAGACCGGAGGCAGGCAATAATCCATGCCGTTTCCAAGGCTGAAGAGGGCGACGTTATTTTAATAGCGGGCAAAGGTCATGAAACCTATCAATTGGTCGGTTACGAAGTGCTGCACTTTGATGACCGTGAAGAAGCGGAAAAGGCGATTCGAAGCCGTTTCGGTACAGTTTGAACCGACGGTGAATGGGCCGGGTTTACTATCAGGAAAAGACAACAAGCAGAATTTTATATTTGAATTGTGTTAGGAATGAGGGAGTAAGGAATGTTGGAACAAGTAATTTTTTATACGATTTTGGTGGCGTTTTTAGTAACTGTACTTCTTTCGCCCATTTTCATCCCGTTTTTGAGAAGGCTGAAATTCGGGCAAAGCATCAGGGAAGAAGGCCCGCAATCGCACTTGAAGAAAACGGGAACGCCTACCATGGGCGGTTTGGTGATATTATTATCGGTTACCATCGCCACGCTGGTGATGACTTTTAAATTTTCGGTACCTTCCACCGAAACCTATTTATTATTATTCGTTACTTTAGGGTTTGGATTGCTTGGTTTCCTGGATGATTTCATCAAGGTGGTCATGAAGCGGAACCTTGGCTTGACATCCAAGCAAAAACTGATTGGACAAATCGTGATTTCGGTCATCTTTTATTTCGTCTTCAAGCAGACAGATCGTTTCAATCCGGAATTGTCGATCCCGGGCACTGACTTTTCCGTCGACTTTGGCTGGTTTTATCTATTTATCGTGATTTTCTGGTTGGTCGGATTTTCGAATGCCGTCAATTTGACGGATGGACTTGACGGACTTGTCTCAGGAACTTCAGCCATTGCCTTTGGCGCTTTTGCGATTTTGGCATGGAGTCAGTCACAATACGACATTTCTATATTTTCGGTGGCAGTCGTAGGGTCTGTTCTTGGATTTTTGGTATTCAATGCCCACCCTGCTAAGGTATTCATGGGTGATACAGGGTCCTTGGCCCTGGGAGGAGCCATCGCAACGATAGCCTTACTGACGAAGCTTGAAATACTGTTAGTAATCATTGGCGGAGTTTTTGTCATAGAGACACTCTCTGTCATCCTGCAAGTAGGATCTTTTAAAACGACTGGTAAACGTATTTTTAAAATGAGTCCGCTCCACCACCATTATGAACTATCTGGGTGGTCCGAATGGCGCGTCGTCGTGACTTTCTGGACAGTAGGCTTGCTGTGTGCGGTACTCGGAATCTATTTAGAGGTGTGGATATAATTGAAAGAGACGGCAAGGTATTCAGAAAAAAAAGTATTGGTATTGGGCTTGGCAAAGAGCGGAGTGATGGCAGCATCGCTTCTACATAAATTAGGGGCTTTCGTGACGGTGAATGACATGAAGCCATTATCGGAAAACCCTGAGGCTCAAGGACTGCTGGAACAGGGAATCAAGGTCATCTGCGGCAGCCATCCGATTGAACTGCTTGATGAAGGCTTTGAATTGATCGTGAAAAATCCCGGGATACCCTATCGAAATCCGATTATAAAAGGGGCGTTGGAAAAAGGGATACCGGTAATTACGGAAGTGGAGCTTGCCTATCAAATCAGTGAGGCTCCTTTCATAGGAATTACGGGTACGAACGGGAAGACGACTACGACAACATTGATATTCGAAATGTTGAAGGCCGGTGAAAAGTCACCCCTCATCGCCGGGAATATCGGGACAGTCGCATCAGGTGTGGCCGAAAAGGCGACAGCGGATGACTCGATCGTCATTGAATTATCATCTTTCCAGCTAATGGGAATAGAGGAGTTTCGTCCTGAGATTTCCATCTTGACGAATTTGTATGATGCGCACCTGGATTATCATAGCTCCAAACAAGAATATGCGGAAGCAAAAGCGGCGATTGCGAAAAATCAGCTAGCCTCCGATTTCTTGATTTATAATGCAGACCAGGATGCCGTTGTATCGATGGCGAAAAAGACCAAGGCTCAGCTCGTTCCCTTTTCGACCGAAGGGAAGAACGAGAATGGTGCCTATGTAGAAGATGGAGCCGTCTTCTTCCGTGGAGAAAAAATCATCGGCATTGCCGACATAGCCCTTCCTGGGAAACACAATTTGGAAAATGTGCTCGCAGCCATTTCAGCGGCCAAATTGAAGGATGTTGCAAACGAAGCGATCCAGACAGTCCTGAAAACATTTTATGGCGTGGAGCATCGCCTGCAGTTCGTAGCTATGATCGAAAACCGTAAATTCTATAATGATTCGAAGGCGACGAACATCCTAGCAGCATCCAAAGCATTGACATCCTTTTCTGAACCTGTCATCCTTTTGGCGGGCGGATTGGACCGCGGCAATGAATTCGATGAGTTAAAACCGGCCATGAAAAATGTCAAGGCCGTGATAACGTTTGGTGAAACGGCAGAAAAGATTGAGCGGATAGCTAAAGAAATAGGAATAACGAATATAAAACGTGTCGATAATGTAGAAAAGGCCGTACCGGCTGCATTTGAATTATCTAATGAAGGCGACTGTATTCTTCTCTCCCCGGCTTGTGCAAGCTGGGATCAATATAAAACTTTTGAGCAAAGAGGAGACATGTTTATGGAGGCCGTGCATAAACTTAAGTAACAGCTTTCGCAGAAAGAAGTGAATCTGCTTCTACGTTGACACCTTGGAAAAAAGCGATAATGAGCCGTTATCGCTTTTTTTTTGGCTATAGTGCAGCATTGATTTTTATATTCGTACAGGCTCGAAAAACTTCCTCGAGGTGGATGTCCGTGCCATTTAAAAAATCGAATCCTGATCTCATTCTCATTATCGTCACCTTAACTCTTCTGACCGTTGGTTTAATCATGGTTTACAGCGCAAGTGCCATTTGGGCAACATATAAATTTGATGATTCCTTTTATTTTGCAAAGCGACAGTTGCTGTTCGCCTGCGTCGGGGTCATCGCCATGTTTTTCATCATGAATGTGGATTACTGGACATGGAGGACCTGGGCCAAGATCTTGATCATCATTTGTTTCATCATGCTGCTTGCAGTATTGGTGCCAGGAATAGGGATGGCAAGAAATGGTTCACGAAGCTGGATTGGCGTAGGGGCTTTTTCGGTCCAACCCTCCGAGTTCATGAAGCTGGCGATGATCGCATTTTTAGCCAAGTTTTTATCCGAACGGCAAAAGCTCATCACCTCCTTTAAAAAAGGGATGCTTCCATCCTTAGGGTTAGTGTTTTTGGCATTTGGCTTGATCATGTTACAGCCCGACCTTGGAACGGGAACGGTCATGGTGGGAACATGCATTGTCATGATTTTCATTTCCGGAGCAAAAATCAGCCACTTTGTTGGCTTGGGGCTGATCGGCGTAGCCGGCTTCATCGGTTTGATTTTGTCAGCGCCCTACAGGATAAAAAGGATCACATCTTTCTTGGATCCGTGGGAAGATCCTTTGGGAAGCGGCTTTCAAATGATTCAATCCTTTTATGCGATCGGTCCGGGTGGATTGTTCGGTCTTGGCCTCGGGCAAAGCCGGCAGAAATTTTTCTATTTACCAGAGCCGCAGACCGATTTCATTTTTGCGATCCTTTCCGAGGAGCTGGGATTCATCGGCGGCTCTCTCGTCATTCTGTTATTTGCGCTTATGCTTTGGAGAGGGATTAGGATAGCGCTTGGGGCACCTGATTTATACGGCAGCCTTGTAGCGGTGGGGATCATTGCCATGGTCGCCATCCAGGTGATGATCAATATCGGGGTCGTGACGGGCTTGATGCCAGTTACCGGCATCACCCTGCCCCTGTTAAGCTACGGTGGTTCATCGCTTACACTCATGTTGATGGCGATTGGGGTACTATTGAACATTAGCCGCTACTCAAGGTTTTAAGAGAATTTCACAAAAAAGGGAGGCCCTGTCACACGCGGGGCTTCCCTTTTTAGGTTGAAAGCCTTTGCAGGAAATGAAGGGTGAAGGAACCTTGGCTTAAATTAGAAATAAATGAAATGCCAATAAAATATTACCATGTATGAATGTTTGCGAATCCACAATAAATATTGGCAATACAGCTTTGTTTAGACTATAGTATAAGAGGGTCAGGCCGCATAGGCGCTTGCTTCTGTTCATTTTATATGCTTTTACATGCAAGATGTCATCATTCTCGGAAAAAACAGTGACCTCATGAAAGAGGAAATGAAAATCATGATTTGGAATTATGGGAACAACAAGGAGGTTTATCATGGATAAAGTGATAAAGCAATTAACTGAAATGAAAATCGGCAAGGTTCTTGAACAAGAACCGCTTGCGAATCATACAACTATGAAAATAGGAGGGCCCGCTGATTTATTCATCGTGCCATCTTCCGTTGAAAATATAGAAAAAACGATGCAGATCATCAAAGAGCATGCCATACCGTGGCGGGCTATTGGCAGGGGCTCCAACCTTCTTGTAAGTGATGGGGGAATTGAGGGTGCCGTGCTTAAATTGGGCAGAGGCCTTGATCATATCGAGATGAATGGAACGGAAATCAAAGCTGGAGCTGGTGTTTCACTTGTCAGCTTGTCTGTTCAGATCAGTAAAAAAGGCTATGCAGGATTGGAATTTGCCAGTGGGATACCAGGTTCCGTCGGCGGAGCTGTCTATATGAATGCCGGTGCACACGGTTCCGATATGAGTGAGATTCTCAAGGAAGCGCATGTTCTGTTTGAGGATGGTTCTTTAGCTTGGCTTTCGAAGGAGGAAATGGAGTTTTCTTATCGAACTTCCGTACTTCAAAAGAAAAGACCTGGTATCGTGTTGGAAGCCGTGTTCCAATTGACCGAGGGAGATAAAACCGAAATCGTTGCAAGAATGCAGGATAACAAAAATTACCGCAAGGATACGCAGCCGTATAACCTGCCATGTGCAGGCAGCATATTCCGGAATCCACTACCGCATCATGCCGGTAAATTAGTGGAAAATGCCGGTCTGAAGGGACACTCGATTGGCGGAGCGCAAATTTCCCCAATGCACGGTAACTTTATCGTCAACACGGGTAATGGGAGTGCAGCGGATGTTCAGGCCTTGATACAGCATGTGAAAGATACTGTATATGATAAATTTGAAGTTGAAATGGAAACAGAAGTCGAAATTATCGGCCGTAAATAATAGGATGCAATATATCCAAATTTTGTGTTATAATGTGTTACCTTTTAAAGTTTCATATAAACGGACTTAGAGTGTGTCGTGATTTCGTATTGTATAAAAACCATCCATTTTTTCAGGAAGAGGTGAAAGGGATGGAAAAGGGGAAAATCGTTTCCATTGAGGACCGCATCCCGAAATTAAAACAATTAAGAAAAAGCAAAGCAAACAAACGGCTGGTTCTGTTGCTTTCCCTTTTCTTCATTCTGGTTGCATGCGTACTATACTTCTTATCCCCGCTAAGCTATGTGAAAACCGTTCAGGTGGAAGGGAATCGATATACCACTTCCAAGCAAATCATTGAATTGAGCAAGGTGAAGAAAGATCGAAGCATTTGGAAGGTCGATACAGGGAAAGCGGCAGCCAATATTAAAAAAAACCAGGAAATAAAAAGTGCCAAGGTAACACCTGTATTTCCTAATTCGATTAAAATTACGGTATCCGAGCATAACAAGATGGCATACCTGTCCAATAATGGGAAGTATGCCCCCATTTTGGAGAACGGGACCGTCCTGGAGGAGTTAGCGACAGGGGAAATTCCAGTATATGCCCCGGTTTTAATTGGTTTCAAAGAGGGTAAAGCATTAAAGTTGCTCTTAGAAGAGCTGGATAAGCTTCCTGTCGAAATTCAAAATGCCATTTCGGAAATCCATTATGCTCCAACCAAAACCGACGCCTACCATATCGTCATGTTCATGAACGATGGGTTCGAAGTGAACGCGACAAGCCGGACGTTATTCGAGAAAATGATCCACTACCCATCAATCGTCAGTCAGTTGGATCCAAAGGTAAAGGGAGTCATCGATCTGGAAGTGGGTTCTTATTTTAAAGCGTATAAAAATGCGGAACAAAAGGAAGACACGAATGAGCAAAATTGATGGCAAACGGGTGGTGCTATCCCTCGTTTGCCTGGTGCTCGGATTTATGATTGCCTTCTCTTACAATCTGGCTAAGGATAATCGGGGAGTAAGTGAGGACAAGGCATGGAATCAAGAATATGAGCTTAGGCAGCAACTGATTGAACAAGAGACCAAGAACCGGGAATTTCAGAAGGAACTGCTTCAAAAGCAGGAAACCGTATCCAGGATAGAAAAAGATCTGGCCCAGGAAAAGCAGCAGTTTTTCAATTTGGCCAAAGATACGGAGAAATACCGGATGTTTCTCGGGAAAGTGAAGGTGACAGGTTCAGGCCTTCAGGTAACCCTTGACGATGGTGCGAATGTGGATCCGGCAGCCAATGTCAATAACTACTTGGTTCATGAACAGCATGTCTTCAAGGTTGTAAATGAATTATACATATCAGGTGCAGAGGCTGTTGCGATCAACGGTCAGAGATTGAACCATGATTCCTATATAATCTGTAATGGACCAGTCATCACAGTCGATGGACACCAGCATCCGGCTCCATTCATCATTACTGCAATCGGGGATCCGGATGTCCTGGGGGCTTCCCTCGACCTTCCTGGAGGCATAAAGGAACAGCTGGTTGACGAAAATATCATCTTTACTATGGAAAAGAAAAAGAATATCATGTTTGACCCCATTATTGGAGGGTGATCAGTTTCCTGGATTCGATGAAAGATTGGTGAGAGACTGGAAATGAAAAAAAAGCTTTCTTTTAGTTTGCTTACTTTGATTGCGGGCTTCATGCTCGCCATCCAATTCAATTTGGTGAATCAACCTGTCGTTTCCGATACAAGGGATATGTGGGAGCTGAAAAATGATTTATTGAAAGAACAGCAAGCACAAGTGGAATTGATAGATGGCATCAGTAAGCTCGAAGGGAAAGTAGCATCCTATGAAACCGAGAGAAATGAAAGCAAGGAAGAATTGCTGCGAAAGACCCTGACTGAATTAAAGACTGAAGCTGGTTTGACCGAAATAAAGGGTAAAGGTGTAATCGTGTCCATTCAACCGATTAAGGAAGGGATTTTACTTGGCAAGCGGATCGAGTATATTTCCCCGGTATTGTTAATCAGGCTCCTTAATGAAATGCATAGGTATGGGGCGGACGACATTTCCATAGCTGGTCAAAGGTACATAACGACATCGGTCATTCGTGATATAAATGGACAGCCGAAAATGGACGGATATCCGTTAACCGATTACCCGGTCGAACTGCTGGTAATGACGGATGATCCAAAGAAATTAAAGCAGCGTATTGAAGGCTCGGAACTAATGGATGATTTTTTCATCGATAACTTCGAATTGCAAATAAAGGTGCCTTCTCGTGAATTGACATTGCCTGCCTACCAAAATGATGTAAAAGTGGAACACATGATGCCCATCATGGATGGGGGGGATTCGTAATGTGGCTTCCAGTTTTTGGTCTCCTGATTGGGGTCACCCTCGGCTTTTTGGTCGATTTGGATATTCCCCATGAATATTCAAATTACCTTTCCATTGCCGTGCTCGCGGCTTTTGATACCTTATTTGGAGGCATCAGGGCCCATTTGCAAGGTCTTTATGATGAAGTCGTATTCGTAACCGGATTCTTCTTTAATATAATTCTTGCCGCAGGTTTGGCTTTTCTAGGTGTACATCTTGGTGTAGACTTATATTTAGCCGCTATCTTCGTATTCGGCGTAAGACTGTTTCAGAATATCGCCATGATCAGAAGAATACTGATTGAAAAATGGTCCGATTCCCGTAAAAAGCAGAAAAAAAATCTATAATTTTAAAGGGAATCACATCTTAAATGACGAATAGTTTATGCAGTATCCAGTTTAGCAGATTTCTCCATTATGACGAGAAGCGAACAATGTGCAGCTTAAAGTGAGAAATCTACGAAATGTACCGCTTATTATGACATTCACGAGTTGGTGAAATCAGTTCAGTTATTCTATAATGAATAGGTCTTTCGATATAAAAATGTTATTCTACTAAAACATGTATAAAACTGAAGGAGGTGCCATGGAGAATGAACAGCAATGAAATATACGTAAGTCTTGACATCGGTACATCCAGTGTAAAAGTTATCATTGGGGAAATGGTCAATGACACATTAAATATAATCGGTGTAGGAAATGTTAAATCAGAAGGGCTCAAAAAGGGCTCGATCGTCGGTATTGATGAAACCGTCCAATCCATCCAAAAGGCTGTCGAGCAAGCAGAACGTATGATAGGGATGGAGATAAAAAACGTAATCGTCGGCATAAGTGCAAATCACGTGACGCTGCAGCCTTGTCATGG
Coding sequences within:
- the mraY gene encoding phospho-N-acetylmuramoyl-pentapeptide-transferase, with translation MLEQVIFYTILVAFLVTVLLSPIFIPFLRRLKFGQSIREEGPQSHLKKTGTPTMGGLVILLSVTIATLVMTFKFSVPSTETYLLLFVTLGFGLLGFLDDFIKVVMKRNLGLTSKQKLIGQIVISVIFYFVFKQTDRFNPELSIPGTDFSVDFGWFYLFIVIFWLVGFSNAVNLTDGLDGLVSGTSAIAFGAFAILAWSQSQYDISIFSVAVVGSVLGFLVFNAHPAKVFMGDTGSLALGGAIATIALLTKLEILLVIIGGVFVIETLSVILQVGSFKTTGKRIFKMSPLHHHYELSGWSEWRVVVTFWTVGLLCAVLGIYLEVWI
- the murD gene encoding UDP-N-acetylmuramoyl-L-alanine--D-glutamate ligase translates to MKETARYSEKKVLVLGLAKSGVMAASLLHKLGAFVTVNDMKPLSENPEAQGLLEQGIKVICGSHPIELLDEGFELIVKNPGIPYRNPIIKGALEKGIPVITEVELAYQISEAPFIGITGTNGKTTTTTLIFEMLKAGEKSPLIAGNIGTVASGVAEKATADDSIVIELSSFQLMGIEEFRPEISILTNLYDAHLDYHSSKQEYAEAKAAIAKNQLASDFLIYNADQDAVVSMAKKTKAQLVPFSTEGKNENGAYVEDGAVFFRGEKIIGIADIALPGKHNLENVLAAISAAKLKDVANEAIQTVLKTFYGVEHRLQFVAMIENRKFYNDSKATNILAASKALTSFSEPVILLAGGLDRGNEFDELKPAMKNVKAVITFGETAEKIERIAKEIGITNIKRVDNVEKAVPAAFELSNEGDCILLSPACASWDQYKTFEQRGDMFMEAVHKLK
- the spoVE gene encoding stage V sporulation protein E, which translates into the protein MPFKKSNPDLILIIVTLTLLTVGLIMVYSASAIWATYKFDDSFYFAKRQLLFACVGVIAMFFIMNVDYWTWRTWAKILIIICFIMLLAVLVPGIGMARNGSRSWIGVGAFSVQPSEFMKLAMIAFLAKFLSERQKLITSFKKGMLPSLGLVFLAFGLIMLQPDLGTGTVMVGTCIVMIFISGAKISHFVGLGLIGVAGFIGLILSAPYRIKRITSFLDPWEDPLGSGFQMIQSFYAIGPGGLFGLGLGQSRQKFFYLPEPQTDFIFAILSEELGFIGGSLVILLFALMLWRGIRIALGAPDLYGSLVAVGIIAMVAIQVMINIGVVTGLMPVTGITLPLLSYGGSSLTLMLMAIGVLLNISRYSRF
- the murB gene encoding UDP-N-acetylmuramate dehydrogenase, with translation MDKVIKQLTEMKIGKVLEQEPLANHTTMKIGGPADLFIVPSSVENIEKTMQIIKEHAIPWRAIGRGSNLLVSDGGIEGAVLKLGRGLDHIEMNGTEIKAGAGVSLVSLSVQISKKGYAGLEFASGIPGSVGGAVYMNAGAHGSDMSEILKEAHVLFEDGSLAWLSKEEMEFSYRTSVLQKKRPGIVLEAVFQLTEGDKTEIVARMQDNKNYRKDTQPYNLPCAGSIFRNPLPHHAGKLVENAGLKGHSIGGAQISPMHGNFIVNTGNGSAADVQALIQHVKDTVYDKFEVEMETEVEIIGRK
- a CDS encoding FtsQ-type POTRA domain-containing protein — encoded protein: MEKGKIVSIEDRIPKLKQLRKSKANKRLVLLLSLFFILVACVLYFLSPLSYVKTVQVEGNRYTTSKQIIELSKVKKDRSIWKVDTGKAAANIKKNQEIKSAKVTPVFPNSIKITVSEHNKMAYLSNNGKYAPILENGTVLEELATGEIPVYAPVLIGFKEGKALKLLLEELDKLPVEIQNAISEIHYAPTKTDAYHIVMFMNDGFEVNATSRTLFEKMIHYPSIVSQLDPKVKGVIDLEVGSYFKAYKNAEQKEDTNEQN
- a CDS encoding DUF881 domain-containing protein yields the protein MSKIDGKRVVLSLVCLVLGFMIAFSYNLAKDNRGVSEDKAWNQEYELRQQLIEQETKNREFQKELLQKQETVSRIEKDLAQEKQQFFNLAKDTEKYRMFLGKVKVTGSGLQVTLDDGANVDPAANVNNYLVHEQHVFKVVNELYISGAEAVAINGQRLNHDSYIICNGPVITVDGHQHPAPFIITAIGDPDVLGASLDLPGGIKEQLVDENIIFTMEKKKNIMFDPIIGG
- a CDS encoding DUF881 domain-containing protein; this encodes MKKKLSFSLLTLIAGFMLAIQFNLVNQPVVSDTRDMWELKNDLLKEQQAQVELIDGISKLEGKVASYETERNESKEELLRKTLTELKTEAGLTEIKGKGVIVSIQPIKEGILLGKRIEYISPVLLIRLLNEMHRYGADDISIAGQRYITTSVIRDINGQPKMDGYPLTDYPVELLVMTDDPKKLKQRIEGSELMDDFFIDNFELQIKVPSRELTLPAYQNDVKVEHMMPIMDGGDS
- a CDS encoding small basic family protein, whose amino-acid sequence is MWLPVFGLLIGVTLGFLVDLDIPHEYSNYLSIAVLAAFDTLFGGIRAHLQGLYDEVVFVTGFFFNIILAAGLAFLGVHLGVDLYLAAIFVFGVRLFQNIAMIRRILIEKWSDSRKKQKKNL